The following proteins come from a genomic window of Streptomyces sp. Sge12:
- a CDS encoding ABC transporter ATP-binding protein codes for MNYAPHTAQAVAARATGLSKVYGQGETQVVALNNVTVDFTQGQFTAIMGPSGSGKSTLMHCVAGLDTFSAGSVRIGDTELGSLKDKQLTQLRRDKIGFIFQAFNLLPTLTALENITLPMDIAGRKPDKQWLDAVISMVGLSGRLSHRPTQLSGGQQQRVAVARALASRPEIIFGDEPTGNLDSRSGAEVLGFLRNSVRELGQTVVMVTHDPVAASYADRVIFLADGEIVHEMLDPTADSVLDRMKAFDAKGRTS; via the coding sequence ATGAACTACGCCCCGCACACCGCCCAGGCCGTGGCCGCCCGTGCCACCGGCCTCTCCAAGGTGTACGGCCAGGGCGAGACCCAGGTGGTCGCGCTCAACAACGTCACCGTGGACTTCACGCAGGGCCAGTTCACCGCGATCATGGGCCCCTCGGGCTCCGGCAAGTCCACCCTGATGCACTGCGTCGCCGGTCTGGACACTTTCTCCGCGGGTTCCGTCCGCATCGGTGACACCGAGCTGGGCAGCCTCAAGGACAAGCAGCTCACCCAGCTCCGCCGGGACAAGATCGGCTTCATCTTCCAGGCCTTCAACCTGCTGCCGACCCTGACGGCCCTGGAGAACATCACGCTCCCCATGGACATCGCCGGCCGCAAGCCCGACAAGCAGTGGCTGGACGCCGTGATCAGCATGGTCGGCCTCTCCGGCCGCCTCTCCCACCGCCCCACCCAGCTCTCCGGCGGTCAGCAGCAGCGCGTGGCCGTGGCCCGCGCCCTGGCCTCCCGGCCCGAGATCATCTTCGGTGACGAGCCCACCGGAAACCTGGACTCGCGCTCCGGCGCCGAGGTCCTCGGCTTCCTGCGCAACTCGGTGCGCGAGCTCGGCCAGACCGTGGTGATGGTCACCCACGACCCGGTCGCCGCCTCCTACGCGGACCGCGTCATCTTCCTCGCCGACGGCGAGATCGTCCACGAGATGCTCGACCCCACCGCCGACAGCGTGCTCGACCGCATGAAGGCCTTCGACGCCAAGGGCCGTACGAGCTGA
- a CDS encoding Bax inhibitor-1/YccA family protein codes for MRSSNPVFSRRGFSRDNGGYAGFDAQPQQAGTNPYATNPYATDPATGMPQAPARANVMTIDDVVSRTAMTLGTLIVTAALSWALLPVDPDNLGMSYGIAIGAGLIAFVLVIIQSFKSKPVPGLILAYAAFEGVFLGVLSAAVSTYIGPGVVMQAVMGTMCVFAAVLFAYKMRWIRVTRRFYGFVMAATLGFILLMLVNSLFAIFGGGDGLGFRSGGLGLLFGAIGVILGACFLALDFKQVEDGIAYGAPREEAWLGAFALTMTLVWIYVEMLRIFSILSGDD; via the coding sequence ATGAGGAGCAGTAACCCGGTCTTCTCGCGACGGGGGTTCAGCCGCGACAACGGTGGCTACGCGGGCTTTGACGCGCAGCCGCAGCAGGCCGGGACCAACCCGTACGCGACGAACCCGTACGCGACCGACCCGGCCACGGGCATGCCGCAGGCCCCCGCCCGCGCCAACGTGATGACCATCGACGACGTCGTGAGCCGTACGGCCATGACGCTCGGCACGCTCATCGTGACGGCCGCCCTCTCCTGGGCGCTGCTGCCGGTCGACCCGGACAACCTCGGCATGTCGTACGGCATCGCCATCGGCGCGGGCCTCATCGCCTTCGTCCTGGTGATCATCCAGTCGTTCAAGAGCAAGCCCGTCCCGGGCCTGATCCTCGCCTACGCGGCCTTCGAGGGTGTCTTCCTCGGCGTCCTCAGCGCGGCCGTCAGCACCTACATCGGCCCCGGCGTGGTCATGCAGGCCGTGATGGGCACGATGTGCGTCTTCGCCGCCGTGCTCTTCGCGTACAAGATGCGCTGGATCCGCGTCACCCGCCGCTTCTACGGCTTCGTGATGGCGGCGACGCTGGGCTTCATCCTGCTCATGCTCGTGAACTCGCTGTTCGCGATCTTCGGCGGCGGTGACGGCCTCGGCTTCCGCAGCGGCGGCCTCGGCCTCCTGTTCGGCGCCATCGGCGTCATCCTCGGCGCCTGCTTCCTCGCCCTCGACTTCAAGCAGGTCGAGGACGGCATCGCCTACGGTGCCCCGCGCGAGGAGGCCTGGCTGGGGGCCTTCGCCCTCACCATGACCCTGGTCTGGATCTACGTGGAGATGCTGCGCATCTTCTCGATCCTCTCGGGCGACGACTAG
- a CDS encoding DUF4287 domain-containing protein yields the protein MSVEFSEHTHRNMIDRIPQTTGRELSDWLRTVDDGPSLVRFEEKVSWLRGAHELSYGQAKAIIHEYDLRRAARRFG from the coding sequence ATGTCCGTAGAGTTCTCCGAACACACCCACCGCAACATGATCGACAGAATCCCCCAGACCACCGGTCGTGAACTCTCCGACTGGCTCCGCACCGTGGACGACGGCCCCTCACTCGTCCGGTTCGAGGAGAAGGTCAGCTGGCTGCGCGGCGCGCACGAACTGTCGTACGGCCAGGCCAAGGCGATCATCCACGAGTACGACCTGCGCAGAGCCGCACGCCGGTTCGGCTGA
- a CDS encoding acetyl-CoA C-acetyltransferase: MPEAVIVSTARSPIGRAFKGSLKDVRPDDLTATIIQAALAKVPGLDPREIDDLMLGCGLPGGEQGNNLARIVAVQMGMDFLPGTTITRYCSSSLQTSRMALHAIKAGEGDVFISAGVEMVSRFAKGNSDSWPDTHNPLFAEAEARTAAVAESTGSEWHDPREDGLVPDAYIAMGQTAENLARIKGVTRQDMDEFGVRSQNLAEEAIKNGFWAREITPVTTPDGTVVSGDDGPRAGVTLEGVQGLKPVFRPDGLVTAANCCPLNDGAAALVIMSDTKARELGLTPLARIVSTGVTGLSPEIMGLGPVEASKQALKRAGLTVGDIDLFEINEAFAAQVIPSYRDLEIPLEKLNVNGGAIAVGHPFGMTGARITGTLINSLQFHDKQFGLETMCVGGGQGMAMVIERLS, translated from the coding sequence ATGCCCGAAGCCGTCATCGTTTCCACCGCCCGCTCCCCCATCGGGCGCGCCTTCAAGGGGTCCCTCAAGGACGTGCGGCCGGACGACCTGACCGCGACGATCATCCAGGCCGCCCTGGCCAAGGTCCCCGGGCTGGACCCGCGCGAGATCGACGACCTGATGCTGGGCTGCGGCCTGCCGGGCGGCGAGCAGGGCAACAACCTGGCGCGCATCGTGGCCGTGCAGATGGGCATGGACTTCCTGCCCGGCACCACCATCACCCGGTACTGCTCCTCCTCGCTGCAGACCTCGCGGATGGCGCTGCACGCCATCAAGGCGGGCGAGGGCGACGTCTTCATCTCGGCGGGCGTCGAGATGGTGTCGCGGTTCGCCAAGGGCAACTCGGACTCCTGGCCCGACACCCACAACCCGCTCTTCGCCGAGGCCGAGGCCCGTACGGCGGCCGTCGCCGAGTCGACCGGCTCCGAGTGGCACGACCCGCGCGAGGACGGCCTGGTCCCGGACGCGTACATCGCGATGGGCCAGACCGCCGAGAACCTGGCCCGCATCAAGGGCGTGACCCGCCAGGACATGGACGAGTTCGGCGTCCGCTCGCAGAACCTCGCGGAAGAGGCCATCAAGAACGGCTTCTGGGCCCGCGAGATCACCCCGGTCACCACCCCGGACGGCACGGTCGTCTCCGGGGACGACGGCCCGCGCGCCGGCGTGACCCTGGAGGGCGTGCAGGGCCTCAAGCCCGTCTTCCGCCCCGACGGCCTGGTCACGGCCGCGAACTGCTGCCCGCTGAACGACGGCGCCGCGGCGCTGGTCATCATGAGCGACACCAAGGCCCGCGAGCTGGGCCTGACCCCGCTGGCCCGGATCGTCTCCACCGGTGTCACCGGCCTCTCCCCCGAGATCATGGGCCTGGGCCCGGTCGAGGCGTCGAAGCAGGCCCTGAAGCGGGCCGGGCTGACCGTCGGCGACATCGACCTCTTCGAGATCAACGAGGCCTTCGCGGCCCAGGTCATCCCGTCGTACCGCGACCTGGAGATCCCGCTGGAGAAGCTGAACGTCAACGGTGGCGCCATCGCCGTCGGTCACCCCTTCGGGATGACCGGCGCGCGCATCACCGGCACCCTGATCAACAGCCTGCAGTTCCACGACAAGCAGTTCGGTCTCGAGACCATGTGCGTCGGTGGTGGCCAGGGCATGGCCATGGTCATCGAGCGCCTGAGCTGA
- a CDS encoding SGNH/GDSL hydrolase family protein: MSRARTARRIAAGAAYGGGGLGLVGAAAVGLVVAEMQFAKRTVGSGLPDPPRADGLYGSEFGGPEQSPGPLRLGMLGDSTAAGLGVRRARQTPAALLASGLAAVAERPVELRNVALSGAMSDDLDRQVGLLLDGAPPPPDVCVIMIGANDVTRRMPPTQSVRLLTSAVRRLRMAGSEVVVGTCPDLGTIEPVYQPLRWLARRVSRQLAAAQTIGVVALGARTVSMGDLLGPEFAANPREMFGPDSYHPSAEGYATAAMAVLPTLCAALGLWPESDRLDVSRDEDMLPVAKAASAAAGQAGTEVTAVRGPWVLLKHRRRRRVPATDPAQPVVP, translated from the coding sequence ATGTCCAGGGCGAGAACAGCCCGCCGGATCGCGGCGGGGGCAGCGTACGGTGGAGGCGGCCTCGGGCTGGTCGGGGCCGCCGCGGTCGGGCTGGTGGTGGCCGAGATGCAGTTCGCCAAGCGGACGGTCGGATCCGGCCTGCCGGACCCGCCGCGCGCCGACGGGCTGTACGGGAGCGAGTTCGGCGGGCCGGAGCAGAGCCCGGGCCCCCTGCGCCTGGGCATGCTGGGTGACTCCACGGCCGCCGGGCTGGGCGTACGGCGGGCCCGGCAGACGCCGGCGGCCCTGCTGGCCTCCGGGCTGGCGGCGGTGGCGGAGCGGCCGGTGGAGCTGCGCAACGTAGCCCTGTCGGGGGCCATGTCGGACGACCTGGACCGCCAGGTGGGCCTGCTGCTGGACGGCGCCCCGCCGCCCCCGGACGTCTGCGTGATCATGATCGGCGCGAACGACGTGACCCGCCGGATGCCGCCGACGCAGTCGGTGCGGCTGCTGACCTCGGCCGTGCGCAGGCTGCGCATGGCCGGTTCCGAGGTCGTCGTGGGCACCTGCCCCGACCTGGGCACGATCGAGCCGGTGTACCAGCCGCTGCGCTGGCTGGCCCGCCGGGTCTCGCGCCAGCTGGCCGCCGCGCAGACCATAGGGGTGGTCGCCCTGGGCGCCCGTACGGTCTCCATGGGGGACCTGCTGGGCCCGGAGTTCGCCGCGAACCCGCGCGAGATGTTCGGCCCGGACTCCTACCACCCGTCGGCCGAGGGGTACGCGACCGCCGCCATGGCCGTGCTGCCGACGCTGTGCGCGGCGCTGGGCCTGTGGCCGGAGTCGGACCGGCTGGACGTGTCCCGGGACGAGGACATGCTGCCGGTGGCGAAGGCCGCGTCGGCCGCCGCAGGCCAGGCGGGTACGGAGGTCACGGCGGTCCGCGGCCCCTGGGTGCTGCTCAAGCACCGCCGCAGGCGGCGGGTGCCGGCCACGGACCCGGCGCAGCCCGTGGTGCCGTAG
- a CDS encoding cystathionine beta-synthase — MQFHDSMISLVGNTPLVKLNRVTDGLQATVLAKVEYFNPGGSVKDRIAVRMIEAAEQSGALKPGGTIVEPTSGNTGVGLAIVAQQKGYKCIFVCPDKVSMDKINVMRAYGAEVVVCPTAVDPEHPDSYYNVSDRLAREPGAWKPDQYSNPNNPRSHYETTGPELWEQTDGKITHFVAGVGTGGTISGTGNYLKEVSGGKVKVIGADPEGSVYSGGSGRPYLVEGVGEDFWPTAYDPNVTDEIIAVSDKDSFQMTRRLAKEEGLLVGGSCGMAVVAALKAAEGLGPDDVVVVLLPDSGRGYLSKIFSDEWMAGHGFLEEAGPAARIGDVLSDKEGGIPSLVHMHPEETVGEAIEVLREYGVSQMPIVKPGAGHPDVMAAEVIGSVVEKELLAALFAQRASLTDPLEKHMSSPLPQVGSGEPVSELMSVLGEADAAIVLVEGKPTGVVSRQDLLAFLAKAAK; from the coding sequence GTGCAATTCCACGACTCGATGATCAGCCTCGTCGGCAACACCCCGCTGGTGAAGCTCAACCGTGTGACCGACGGCCTGCAGGCCACCGTCCTTGCGAAGGTCGAATACTTCAATCCCGGTGGATCCGTGAAGGACCGGATCGCCGTACGGATGATCGAGGCCGCCGAGCAGAGCGGAGCCCTCAAGCCCGGAGGCACCATCGTGGAGCCGACCAGCGGCAACACGGGTGTAGGACTCGCCATCGTGGCCCAGCAGAAGGGCTACAAGTGCATCTTCGTCTGTCCTGACAAGGTGTCCATGGACAAGATCAACGTGATGCGCGCGTACGGTGCGGAGGTCGTGGTCTGCCCGACCGCCGTCGACCCCGAGCACCCGGACTCGTACTACAACGTGTCCGACCGCCTCGCGCGCGAGCCCGGTGCCTGGAAGCCCGACCAGTACAGCAACCCGAACAACCCCCGTTCGCACTACGAGACCACCGGTCCCGAGCTGTGGGAGCAGACGGACGGGAAGATCACCCACTTCGTCGCCGGCGTCGGCACGGGCGGCACGATTTCCGGTACCGGCAACTACCTCAAGGAGGTCAGCGGCGGGAAGGTCAAGGTCATCGGCGCCGACCCCGAGGGCTCGGTCTACTCCGGCGGCTCCGGCCGCCCGTACCTCGTCGAGGGCGTCGGCGAGGACTTCTGGCCGACCGCCTACGACCCGAACGTCACCGACGAGATCATCGCGGTGTCCGACAAGGACTCCTTCCAGATGACCCGCCGCCTCGCCAAGGAGGAGGGCCTCCTCGTCGGCGGCTCCTGCGGCATGGCCGTCGTGGCCGCGCTGAAGGCCGCAGAGGGCCTCGGCCCGGACGACGTCGTCGTCGTCCTGCTGCCGGACAGCGGCCGCGGCTACCTCAGCAAGATCTTCAGCGACGAGTGGATGGCGGGCCACGGCTTCCTGGAGGAGGCCGGTCCCGCCGCGCGCATCGGTGACGTGCTGAGCGACAAGGAGGGCGGCATCCCCTCCCTCGTCCACATGCACCCCGAGGAGACCGTCGGCGAGGCCATCGAGGTCCTGCGCGAGTACGGCGTCTCGCAGATGCCGATCGTCAAGCCGGGCGCCGGCCACCCCGACGTGATGGCTGCCGAGGTCATCGGCTCCGTGGTCGAGAAGGAGCTCCTCGCCGCGCTGTTCGCCCAGCGGGCCTCGCTGACCGACCCGCTGGAGAAGCACATGAGCTCCCCGCTGCCGCAGGTCGGCTCCGGCGAGCCGGTGTCCGAGCTGATGTCGGTGCTCGGCGAGGCGGACGCGGCGATCGTGCTGGTCGAGGGCAAGCCCACCGGTGTGGTGAGCCGCCAGGACCTGCTGGCCTTCCTGGCCAAGGCCGCGAAGTAG
- a CDS encoding MurR/RpiR family transcriptional regulator — MSDSPAARLQKLFEGHRLTPTQRRIAHCMVRGAAEVPFLSSVELAELAGVSQPSVTRFAVALGFDGYPALRRHLREVAPAERPEAAHEDSYNEYQQAVLGEIENLRQLAAMLADPAPVQEAGRLLAASTPLLVLGLRAASSQARGFAYFASKVHRDVRLLDEGGTMLEDRIDAARYEGATALLCFALPRHPREVVETLERSRAAGLTVVTVADSAFAPVARHSDLLIPAQVGTGLAFDTACAPMLLGRVLLESMADALPDAQARLEAFDARAAARGLFVE, encoded by the coding sequence ATGAGTGACAGCCCGGCCGCGCGGCTGCAGAAGCTGTTCGAGGGGCACCGGCTGACGCCGACCCAGCGGCGGATCGCGCACTGCATGGTGCGCGGGGCGGCGGAGGTGCCCTTCCTGTCGAGCGTCGAGCTGGCCGAACTGGCCGGGGTGAGCCAGCCCTCGGTGACCCGGTTCGCCGTGGCGCTCGGCTTCGACGGCTATCCGGCGCTGCGCCGCCACCTGCGCGAGGTGGCCCCCGCGGAGCGGCCCGAGGCCGCGCACGAGGACTCGTACAACGAGTACCAGCAGGCCGTCCTCGGCGAGATCGAGAACCTGCGGCAGCTGGCGGCCATGCTCGCGGATCCCGCGCCGGTCCAGGAGGCCGGGCGGCTGCTCGCCGCCTCGACGCCGCTGCTGGTGCTCGGGCTGCGGGCGGCCTCGTCGCAGGCGCGCGGGTTCGCGTACTTCGCCTCGAAGGTCCACCGGGACGTACGCCTCCTCGACGAGGGCGGCACGATGCTGGAGGACCGCATCGACGCGGCGCGCTACGAGGGCGCCACGGCCCTGCTGTGCTTCGCGCTGCCCCGGCACCCGCGGGAGGTCGTGGAGACGCTGGAGCGTTCGCGGGCGGCCGGTCTGACCGTGGTCACGGTCGCGGACTCGGCCTTCGCCCCCGTGGCCCGCCACTCGGACCTGCTGATCCCCGCGCAGGTCGGCACCGGCCTGGCCTTCGACACGGCGTGTGCGCCGATGCTGCTGGGGCGGGTGCTGCTGGAGTCGATGGCGGACGCGCTGCCGGACGCGCAGGCGCGGCTGGAGGCCTTCGACGCGCGGGCCGCTGCGCGGGGCCTGTTCGTGGAGTAG
- a CDS encoding diaminopimelate decarboxylase: MAAQTHESASATARRDLAVRAAVEQGLVGGDDSAHPLTCLLDVAGIRASAAALTSAFATAAAPGTPILHAFAVKAAPLVPVLRLLADAGLGCEVASPGELALARAAGVPAARIVLDSPAKTVAELREALALGIALNADNPQELARLDALVGAAAAPPAAPIGLRVNPQTGAGAIDALSTATSTSKFGIALRDPGARERLVRAYLDRPWLTRLHVHSGSQGVPLALIAEGVRDLHALAEEINAAAGRRQVDTLDIGGGLPVNFASDEETPTHAQYVAALREAVPALFDGSYGLVTEFGRSLLAKHGLVLARVEYTKTSGSRPIALTHAGVQLATRTAYAPAAWPVRILPYDAKGVPRTGDPVAQDIAGPACFAGDLLATARELPRLAPGDLIGVPDTGAYFFTAHYGYNSLPRPAVHGFTVAPTGEVRFHLVRPEQDVPSIVTEAGGALRDALL, encoded by the coding sequence ATGGCTGCACAGACGCACGAGAGCGCGAGCGCGACCGCCCGCCGGGACCTGGCCGTACGGGCCGCCGTCGAGCAGGGCCTCGTGGGCGGGGACGACAGCGCGCACCCCCTGACCTGCCTGCTGGACGTCGCCGGGATCCGCGCCTCCGCCGCCGCCCTGACCAGCGCCTTCGCCACCGCGGCGGCGCCCGGGACCCCGATCCTGCACGCCTTCGCCGTCAAGGCCGCCCCCCTCGTACCGGTCCTGCGACTGCTCGCCGACGCCGGCCTCGGCTGCGAGGTGGCGAGCCCCGGCGAGCTGGCGCTGGCCCGGGCTGCGGGGGTGCCGGCGGCCCGGATCGTCCTGGACTCCCCCGCCAAGACGGTGGCCGAGCTGCGCGAGGCGCTGGCCCTGGGCATCGCCCTGAACGCCGATAACCCACAGGAGCTGGCCCGCCTCGACGCGCTCGTCGGTGCGGCGGCCGCGCCCCCTGCGGCCCCGATCGGCCTGCGGGTCAACCCGCAGACCGGCGCCGGGGCCATCGACGCCCTGTCCACGGCGACCTCGACCTCGAAGTTCGGGATCGCCCTGCGCGACCCCGGCGCGCGCGAGCGGCTCGTACGGGCCTACCTGGACCGGCCGTGGCTCACCCGCCTGCACGTCCACTCGGGCTCCCAGGGCGTTCCCCTGGCCCTGATCGCCGAGGGCGTACGGGACCTGCACGCGCTGGCCGAGGAGATCAACGCGGCGGCCGGGCGGCGCCAGGTCGACACCCTCGACATCGGCGGCGGCCTGCCGGTGAACTTCGCCTCGGACGAGGAGACCCCCACCCACGCGCAGTACGTGGCCGCCCTGCGCGAGGCGGTGCCCGCCCTCTTCGACGGTTCCTACGGCCTGGTCACCGAGTTCGGCCGGTCCCTGCTGGCCAAGCACGGCCTGGTGCTGGCGCGCGTCGAGTACACCAAGACCAGCGGCTCCCGGCCGATCGCGCTCACCCACGCCGGGGTCCAGCTGGCGACCCGCACCGCGTACGCCCCGGCGGCCTGGCCGGTACGGATCCTGCCGTACGACGCGAAGGGCGTCCCGAGGACCGGCGACCCGGTGGCCCAGGACATCGCGGGCCCGGCCTGCTTCGCGGGGGACCTGCTGGCCACCGCGCGCGAGCTGCCGCGGCTCGCCCCCGGCGACCTGATCGGCGTCCCGGACACCGGCGCGTACTTCTTCACGGCCCACTACGGCTACAACAGCCTGCCCCGCCCGGCGGTCCACGGCTTCACGGTCGCGCCGACCGGCGAGGTCCGCTTCCACCTCGTCCGCCCGGAGCAGGACGTGCCGTCGATCGTCACGGAGGCGGGCGGAGCCCTCCGCGACGCCCTGCTCTAG
- the hutU gene encoding urocanate hydratase, producing MSGPRPVRAARGTDLSTLGWQQEAALRMLQNNLDPEVAEHPDKLVVYGGTGKAARDWRSYDAMVRTLQTLKQDETMLVQSGRPVGVMQTHEWAPRVLLANSNLVGDWANWEEFRRLEHLGLTMYGQMTAGSWIYIGTQGILQGTYETFAAVAAKKFNGTLAGTITLTAGLGGMGGAQPLAVTMNDGVAICIDVDPRAIDRRIEHRYLDVKADNLRHALQLAVEARDARKPLSIGLLGNAAELLPQMLAEGAPIDIVTDQTSAHDPLAYLPVGVDFDDMASYAAKDPAGFTTRARESMAKHVEAMVGFMDAGAEVFDYGNSIRGEAQLAGYDRAFAFPGFVPAYIRPLFCEGKGPFRWAALSGEASDIHKTDKAMLELFPENESLHRWIKMAGERVHFQGLPARICWLGYGERDKAGERFNEMVADGTLAAPLVIGRDHLDCGSVASPYRETEAMLDGSDAIADWPLLNAMVNVASGASWVSIHHGGGVGMGRSIHAGQVTVADGTPLAGEKIRRVLTNDPGMGVIRHVDAGYDIAESVADERGVRVPMREGDDA from the coding sequence ATGTCAGGACCCCGCCCCGTACGTGCCGCGCGAGGCACCGACCTCAGCACCCTGGGATGGCAGCAGGAGGCCGCGCTGCGGATGCTCCAGAACAACCTCGACCCCGAGGTCGCCGAGCACCCCGACAAGCTGGTCGTCTACGGCGGCACCGGCAAGGCCGCCCGCGACTGGCGCTCGTACGACGCCATGGTCCGCACCCTGCAGACGCTCAAGCAGGACGAGACGATGCTCGTCCAGTCCGGCCGCCCGGTCGGCGTGATGCAGACGCACGAGTGGGCGCCGCGCGTCCTGCTCGCCAACTCCAACCTCGTCGGCGACTGGGCCAACTGGGAGGAGTTCCGCCGCCTGGAGCACCTGGGCCTGACCATGTACGGCCAGATGACCGCCGGGTCCTGGATCTACATCGGCACGCAGGGCATCCTCCAGGGCACCTACGAGACCTTCGCGGCCGTCGCGGCGAAGAAGTTCAACGGAACCCTCGCCGGCACCATCACCCTCACCGCCGGCCTCGGCGGCATGGGCGGCGCCCAGCCGCTGGCCGTGACGATGAACGACGGCGTCGCGATCTGCATCGACGTCGACCCGCGCGCCATCGACCGCCGCATCGAGCACCGCTACCTGGACGTCAAGGCCGACAACCTGCGCCACGCCCTCCAGCTGGCCGTAGAGGCCCGCGACGCCCGCAAGCCGCTCTCCATCGGCCTGCTCGGCAACGCCGCCGAACTGCTCCCGCAGATGCTCGCCGAAGGCGCGCCCATCGACATCGTGACCGACCAGACCTCGGCCCACGACCCGCTCGCGTACCTGCCCGTCGGCGTCGACTTCGACGACATGGCCTCCTACGCGGCCAAGGATCCGGCCGGCTTCACCACCCGCGCCCGCGAGTCGATGGCCAAGCACGTCGAGGCCATGGTCGGCTTCATGGACGCCGGCGCCGAGGTCTTCGACTACGGCAACTCCATCCGCGGCGAGGCCCAGCTGGCCGGCTACGACCGCGCCTTCGCCTTCCCCGGCTTCGTCCCCGCCTACATCCGCCCGCTGTTCTGCGAGGGCAAGGGCCCCTTCCGCTGGGCGGCGCTCTCCGGCGAGGCCTCGGACATCCACAAGACCGACAAGGCGATGCTGGAGCTCTTCCCCGAGAACGAGTCCCTGCACCGCTGGATCAAGATGGCGGGCGAGCGCGTCCACTTCCAGGGCCTGCCCGCGCGCATCTGCTGGCTCGGCTACGGCGAGCGCGACAAGGCCGGCGAGCGCTTCAACGAGATGGTGGCCGACGGCACCCTCGCCGCACCGCTGGTCATCGGCCGTGACCACCTCGACTGCGGCTCGGTGGCCTCCCCGTACCGCGAGACCGAGGCCATGCTCGACGGCTCCGACGCGATCGCCGACTGGCCGCTGCTCAACGCCATGGTCAACGTCGCCTCCGGCGCCTCCTGGGTCTCCATCCACCACGGCGGCGGCGTCGGCATGGGCCGCTCGATCCACGCCGGCCAGGTCACCGTCGCCGACGGCACCCCGCTCGCCGGCGAGAAGATCCGCCGCGTCCTCACCAACGACCCGGGCATGGGCGTCATCCGCCACGTCGACGCCGGCTACGACATCGCCGAGTCGGTGGCCGACGAGCGCGGCGTCCGCGTCCCCATGCGTGAGGGCGACGACGCGTGA
- a CDS encoding allantoate amidohydrolase, translating to MWAELAPIGRNAETGGYRRHAWTGADADCRTWFQEQAEARGLTYETDRNGNQWAWLGDPLAGDAVVTGSHLDSVPDGGAFDGPLGVVSSFAALDELRRRGAEFSRPLAITNFGDEEGARFGLACVGSRLAAGQLTKEKAYELRDADGVSLPRAMEAAGYDPEAIGADPERLGRIGAFVELHVEQGRALDLSGDRIGIASAIWPHGRWRFDFRGEANHAGTTRLVDRRDPMLTYAATVLAARTEAALAGAVATFGKISVEPNGVNAIPSLVRGWLDSRAADQATLDTVVTAIEKAARERADQDGIDLGIVRESFTPVVEFEHALRDEMNRILGGSVPVLGTGAGHDAGILSAAVPTAMLFVRNPTGVSHSPREFAAEDDCVAGVLALADVLEGLACR from the coding sequence ATGTGGGCCGAGCTCGCGCCCATCGGCAGGAACGCCGAGACCGGCGGCTACCGCCGCCACGCCTGGACCGGGGCCGACGCCGACTGCCGGACCTGGTTCCAGGAGCAGGCCGAGGCGCGCGGGCTCACGTACGAGACCGACCGCAACGGCAACCAGTGGGCCTGGCTCGGCGACCCCCTCGCGGGGGACGCCGTGGTCACCGGCTCCCACCTGGACTCCGTCCCGGACGGCGGGGCCTTCGACGGCCCCCTCGGGGTGGTCTCCTCCTTCGCAGCCCTGGACGAACTCCGCAGGAGGGGCGCGGAGTTCTCCAGGCCCCTGGCCATCACCAACTTCGGTGACGAGGAAGGCGCCCGCTTCGGGCTCGCCTGCGTCGGCTCCCGGCTCGCCGCCGGGCAGCTGACCAAGGAGAAGGCGTACGAGCTGCGCGACGCCGACGGCGTCAGCCTGCCGCGGGCCATGGAGGCCGCCGGATACGACCCCGAGGCCATCGGGGCCGACCCCGAACGCCTCGGCCGCATCGGCGCCTTCGTCGAACTGCACGTGGAGCAGGGCCGGGCCCTGGACCTGTCCGGGGACCGGATCGGCATCGCCTCCGCGATCTGGCCGCACGGCCGCTGGCGGTTCGACTTCCGCGGCGAGGCCAACCACGCCGGCACCACCCGGCTGGTCGACCGCCGCGACCCGATGCTCACCTACGCGGCGACCGTGCTGGCGGCGCGCACCGAAGCGGCCCTCGCCGGGGCCGTGGCCACCTTCGGGAAGATCTCGGTCGAGCCCAACGGGGTCAACGCCATCCCGTCGCTGGTGCGCGGCTGGCTCGACTCCCGGGCCGCCGACCAGGCCACCCTCGACACGGTCGTCACCGCCATCGAGAAGGCCGCCCGCGAGCGCGCCGACCAGGACGGCATCGACCTCGGCATCGTCCGGGAGTCCTTCACTCCGGTCGTCGAGTTCGAGCACGCCCTGCGCGACGAGATGAACCGGATCCTGGGCGGTTCGGTCCCCGTTCTCGGGACCGGGGCGGGACACGACGCCGGGATCCTCTCCGCCGCCGTCCCGACCGCGATGCTGTTCGTACGGAACCCGACCGGCGTCTCCCACTCCCCGCGGGAGTTCGCCGCCGAGGACGACTGCGTGGCAGGCGTCCTCGCCCTCGCCGACGTACTGGAAGGCCTGGCATGTCGCTGA